One stretch of Zingiber officinale cultivar Zhangliang chromosome 6B, Zo_v1.1, whole genome shotgun sequence DNA includes these proteins:
- the LOC121990760 gene encoding uncharacterized protein LOC121990760: protein MSTSWSEIPTDLLYLILSKLSIHDLFCSAAVCSHWSAVVDKVRRSPGDQLPQIPWLVPEEQFLIDGKSNNRNNYNFFSLAEGRVYDIPSPSRILKDLLNPITRAHINLPNFPTVDDQNLEAVKAVLSSDPSKGGDYFVAFVFFCPSTQKEFLFFVNAEDEKWKMIAGGDYYYDDIAFHGRHKSKLYVVVGDDEHDEVMVVAYDLITPDSTLTSTPVVALSDIISYFDIVWYFLCTSSDDDLLLTRIMTKKSKKNIYELEVWKIDTEKCVISTMNNLGEYTLFLSAASSLCIDTSSLPDLKSNSIYISIDLYSIGISENWIYSMEDERFTSLSLPALSYRKRRRRRRRPVLVWFAPSIALNADPIL, encoded by the exons atGTCTACTTCTTGGTCGGAGATTCCTACAGATCTCTTATACTTAATCTTATCCAAGCTCTCGATCCACGACCTCTTTTGCTCCGCCGCCGTATGCTCACATTGGTCTGCCGTGGTTGATAAGGTCCGCCGCAGCCCCGGTGATCAACTTCCTCAAATCCCATGGCTTGTGCCGGAAGAGCAATTCCTCATAGATGGAAAATCTAACAATCGAAACAACTACAACTTCTTCAGCTTAGCTGAGGGCCGCGTGTATGATATCCCGAGCCCTTCTCGCATCCTCAAGGAT CTCCTGAACCCTATCACCCGCGCGCATATCAACCTTCCTAATTTCCCCACCGTGGACGACCAGAATTTGGAGGCCGTCAAGGCGGTGTTGTCCTCAGATCCCTCCAAAGGCGGAGATTACTTCGTCGCCTTTGTGTTCTTCTGCCCTTCTACGCAGAAAGAGTTTTTGTTCTTTGTTAATGCAGAGGATGAGAAGTGGAAGATGATAGCTGGAGGTGATTATTACTATGATGACATAGCCTTTCACGGTCGTCACAAGAGCAAGCTCTATGTGGTGGTAGGAGATGATGAACACGACGAAGTGATGGTAGTGGCGTATGATCTCATCACGCCGGATTCGACTCTGACATCGACGCCGGTGGTAGCTCTGTCGGACATCATTTCGTATTTTGATATCGTCTGGTATTTTCTCTGCACGTCTTCGGATGATGATCTACTGCTCACACGGATCATGacgaaaaaatcaaaaaaaaatatttacgaATTGGAGGTTTGGAAGATCGATACAGAGAAATGCGTTATCAGCACAATGAATAATTTGGGGGAGTATACTCTGTTCTTGAGCGCGGCTTCTTCTCTTTGCATTGATACGTCTTCGTTGCCGGATTTGAAGTCGAACTCCATTTATATCTCTATTGACTTGTATAGTATTGGCATTAGTGAGAACTGGATTTACAGCATGGAGGACGAAAGGTTCACCTCATTGAGTTTGCCGGCATTATCATATCGAAAGCgacgacggcggcggcggcggccagtACTAGTTTGGTTTGCACCCAGTATTGCATTGAATGCGGATCCAATATTGTAA